From one Microlunatus sp. Gsoil 973 genomic stretch:
- the hrpA gene encoding ATP-dependent RNA helicase HrpA — protein sequence MSTSALAEPKISFDPALPISARADEIETAIRHHQVVVVAGETGSGKTTQLPKICLRLGRRSIGHTQPRRIAARTVAERIAEELDVPLGELVGYQVRFTRKAGRDTRLKVMTDGVLLAEIGHDRELRKYDTIIIDEAHERSLNIDFLLGYLKQLLPRRPELKVIITSATIDTLRFAEHFTDRNGHPAPIVEVSGRTYPVETRYRPLVGQAGEGAGTAQAEDLDQVDGIVRAARELMAEGDGDILVFLSGEREIRDAADALHQAQVAGAREFRFTEVLPLYARLSAAEQHKVFQSHTGRRIVLATNVAETSLTVPGIRYVIDTGTARISRYSARTKVQRLPIEPISQASANQRAGRCGRLGPGICIRLFAEEDFAGRPEFTEPEILRTNLASVILQMAAADLGDIASFPFVEAPDSAQITEGLRVLDELGAIKPRRATDRSPRLTRIGQRLAGIPIDPRMGRMLLAGERQGCLREMLIIVSGLSVQDPRERPADKQQQADQLHRRFWAPIATDDDQEPEPDGSDFIAILRLWRYLRQQQKALSGNAFRRMCRDEFLHFLRIREWQDLHAQLRQITRELGLGLNDEPADHGRIHTAILTGLLSHVGLAEVMEDRRRPNQSGRQGRRGRRELQEYLGARNTRFAINPGSSVARTTPPLVMAAEIVETTRLWARTVAGIEARQIEEVGGHLLKHSYSEPHWSARSGSVMAYEQVSLYGVPIIGRRRVAYGKINPAEAREIFIRSALVEGDWKTRQRFFAENQKVRAEAEELEDRTRRRDLLVDDQVIFDFYNARIPADVTSAAHFDKWWKDARQKDPDRLTLTLDDLVVDPDAARIDEFPDVWTSGDVSFEIGYSFQPGTARDGVSIEIPVGLLNRVSEADFSWQVPGLRTELATELIRSLSKSVRRAFVPAPEHAQRALAWLDDHRGPTGESFTSALGRALTALTGVPVPADAWLSSQPPAHLLPTYLITDRGRVLGEGKDLDELRQWLAPQVSRTLNRAAATVTVTGATDWTFGELADRIETAAAAGHSLVSFPGLADEQTSVGVKVYESAELRDHYHPLGLRRLVMINIPDPTKWVVAHLGNQAKLALGGSPYPGVPALLADARLASVGELIRRHDHDGAGSRTRDQRAFRGLCDLVRADHADRMRSLVNETAVALELWSQANAQLDVVRGVDDLAAADLREQLDNLIFPGFLAVTDGERLPDLGRYLRAALNRITVLRANPARDSAGLATVTRVEDAYAELVAALPDGPLPPDVDAIGWMLEELRVSLFAQQLRTRMPVSEKRVMTAIAEARRSHGL from the coding sequence ATGTCCACGTCCGCCCTGGCCGAGCCGAAGATCAGTTTCGATCCGGCGCTCCCGATCTCCGCCAGGGCCGATGAGATCGAGACGGCGATCCGGCACCACCAAGTGGTCGTCGTCGCCGGCGAGACCGGCTCGGGCAAGACGACCCAGCTGCCCAAGATCTGCCTTCGGCTCGGCCGGCGCTCGATCGGCCACACCCAGCCACGCCGGATCGCCGCCCGGACCGTCGCCGAACGGATAGCCGAGGAGCTCGACGTTCCGCTCGGTGAGCTGGTCGGCTACCAGGTCCGATTCACCCGCAAGGCCGGTCGGGACACCCGGCTGAAGGTGATGACCGACGGCGTCCTGCTGGCCGAGATCGGCCATGATCGCGAGTTGCGCAAGTACGACACGATCATCATCGACGAGGCTCACGAGCGCAGCCTGAACATCGACTTCCTCCTCGGCTACCTGAAGCAATTGCTGCCCAGGCGTCCGGAACTGAAGGTGATCATCACCTCCGCGACGATCGACACCCTGCGTTTCGCGGAGCACTTCACCGACCGCAACGGACACCCGGCACCCATCGTCGAGGTCTCCGGCCGCACCTATCCCGTGGAGACCCGTTACCGACCACTGGTCGGACAGGCCGGCGAGGGTGCCGGCACCGCCCAGGCCGAGGATCTGGACCAGGTCGACGGAATCGTCCGCGCGGCACGCGAGCTGATGGCCGAGGGGGACGGCGACATCCTGGTCTTCCTCTCCGGCGAACGGGAGATCCGCGACGCCGCCGACGCCCTGCACCAGGCCCAGGTCGCCGGTGCGCGGGAGTTCCGCTTCACCGAGGTGTTGCCGCTGTATGCCCGGCTATCGGCCGCCGAACAACACAAGGTCTTCCAGTCACACACCGGCCGACGCATCGTGCTGGCGACCAACGTCGCCGAGACCTCACTGACCGTTCCCGGCATCCGGTACGTGATCGACACCGGCACCGCGCGGATCTCCCGCTATTCGGCGCGCACCAAGGTGCAGCGGCTGCCGATCGAGCCGATCTCCCAGGCTTCGGCCAATCAGCGCGCCGGTCGCTGCGGCCGTCTCGGCCCCGGCATCTGCATCCGGTTGTTCGCCGAGGAGGACTTCGCCGGCCGTCCGGAGTTCACCGAACCGGAGATCCTGCGGACCAACCTCGCGTCGGTCATCCTGCAGATGGCCGCAGCAGACCTCGGCGACATCGCCTCGTTCCCGTTCGTCGAGGCACCGGATTCGGCGCAGATCACCGAAGGTCTGCGGGTGCTGGACGAACTCGGCGCGATCAAACCCCGACGGGCGACGGACCGGTCTCCGCGGCTGACCCGGATCGGGCAACGACTGGCCGGAATACCGATCGATCCGCGGATGGGCCGGATGTTGCTCGCCGGCGAGCGGCAGGGCTGCCTGCGGGAGATGTTGATCATCGTTTCCGGGTTGTCGGTGCAGGACCCGCGGGAACGCCCGGCCGACAAGCAACAGCAGGCCGATCAGCTGCACCGCCGCTTCTGGGCGCCTATCGCCACCGACGATGATCAGGAACCCGAGCCCGACGGCAGCGACTTCATCGCCATCCTGCGGTTGTGGCGCTATCTGCGGCAGCAGCAGAAGGCGCTCAGCGGGAACGCGTTCCGGCGGATGTGCCGGGACGAGTTCCTGCACTTCCTGCGGATCCGCGAATGGCAGGACCTGCATGCCCAACTGCGGCAGATCACCCGCGAACTCGGCCTCGGCCTGAACGACGAGCCGGCCGACCATGGTCGGATCCACACCGCGATCCTGACCGGCCTGCTGTCCCATGTCGGGCTGGCCGAGGTGATGGAGGACCGGAGGCGGCCGAACCAGTCCGGACGGCAGGGTCGACGCGGTCGGCGGGAGCTCCAGGAGTATCTCGGGGCGCGGAACACCAGGTTCGCGATCAATCCCGGCAGCAGCGTCGCCCGGACGACGCCGCCGCTGGTGATGGCTGCCGAGATCGTCGAGACGACGCGGCTCTGGGCGCGCACCGTGGCGGGGATCGAGGCCCGGCAGATCGAAGAGGTCGGCGGACACCTGCTCAAGCACAGCTACTCCGAACCGCACTGGTCGGCACGCAGCGGTTCGGTGATGGCGTACGAGCAGGTCAGCCTGTACGGCGTGCCGATCATCGGCCGGCGGCGGGTCGCGTACGGGAAGATCAATCCCGCCGAGGCCAGGGAGATCTTCATCCGGTCGGCGCTGGTCGAGGGTGACTGGAAGACCCGGCAGCGATTCTTCGCTGAGAACCAGAAGGTCCGTGCCGAGGCCGAGGAACTGGAGGACCGCACCCGTCGTCGGGATCTGCTGGTCGACGACCAGGTGATCTTCGACTTCTACAACGCCAGGATCCCGGCGGATGTCACCTCCGCGGCACACTTCGACAAGTGGTGGAAGGACGCCCGACAGAAGGATCCGGACCGGCTGACGCTGACTCTGGATGATCTTGTCGTCGACCCGGATGCGGCGCGGATCGACGAGTTCCCCGATGTCTGGACCTCCGGCGACGTGTCCTTCGAGATCGGCTACAGCTTCCAGCCGGGAACGGCCCGGGACGGGGTGAGCATCGAGATTCCGGTCGGGCTGTTGAACCGGGTCTCCGAGGCCGACTTCAGCTGGCAGGTCCCCGGCCTGCGCACCGAACTGGCCACCGAACTCATCCGGTCGTTGTCGAAATCGGTCCGTCGCGCGTTCGTCCCTGCTCCCGAACACGCTCAGCGTGCCCTGGCCTGGCTTGATGATCACCGGGGTCCGACAGGGGAGTCGTTCACCTCGGCGCTTGGCCGGGCCCTGACCGCACTCACCGGAGTGCCCGTGCCGGCCGATGCCTGGCTGTCCAGCCAACCTCCTGCCCACCTGCTGCCGACCTATCTGATCACCGACCGCGGACGGGTTCTGGGTGAGGGCAAGGATCTGGACGAACTGCGCCAGTGGCTGGCACCGCAGGTCAGCAGAACCCTCAACAGGGCTGCGGCGACCGTCACCGTGACCGGCGCCACCGACTGGACCTTCGGTGAGCTCGCCGACCGCATCGAGACAGCCGCGGCTGCCGGTCACAGCCTGGTCAGCTTTCCCGGCCTCGCCGACGAGCAGACCAGCGTCGGCGTCAAGGTGTACGAATCCGCCGAGTTGCGTGATCACTACCATCCACTCGGTCTGCGTCGGCTGGTGATGATCAACATCCCTGATCCGACGAAGTGGGTTGTGGCCCATCTGGGCAACCAGGCCAAGCTCGCACTGGGCGGCAGCCCGTATCCGGGCGTGCCCGCTCTGCTGGCAGACGCCCGCCTGGCATCAGTGGGTGAGCTGATCCGGCGGCACGATCATGACGGGGCCGGCAGCCGGACCCGTGATCAACGAGCCTTCCGCGGACTGTGTGATCTTGTCCGCGCCGACCATGCCGATCGGATGCGTTCGCTGGTCAACGAGACCGCGGTAGCACTTGAGTTGTGGAGCCAGGCCAACGCCCAACTGGATGTTGTGCGTGGTGTGGACGATCTTGCCGCGGCCGACCTGAGGGAGCAGCTGGACAACCTGATCTTTCCGGGATTCCTTGCCGTGACCGACGGTGAACGGCTGCCCGACCTCGGCCGCTACCTGCGTGCGGCGCTGAACCGGATCACCGTGCTGCGCGCCAATCCTGCCCGGGACAGCGCTGGGCTTGCCACCGTCACCCGGGTGGAGGATGCGTACGCCGAACTGGTTGCGGCACTGCCCGACGGCCCGTTGCCGCCCGACGTCGATGCGATCGGCTGGATGCTGGAGGAGCTGCGGGTGAGCCTGTTCGCCCAGCAGTTGCGGACCCGGATGCCGGTCTCGGAAAAGCGGGTGATGACGGCAATCGCCGAGGCCCGACGCAGTCACGGCCTCTGA
- a CDS encoding MarR family winged helix-turn-helix transcriptional regulator yields MTDTPGIDTVLGGQFYLAHRYSRAASNAALKSHGIDLRHLGVLADLAEHSPSKQRELVERVQLDKTSLVYVLDQLERLGCAERRPDPTDRRSHAVVITPKGRRLLRAATTTVDQTMRGLFEGVLPPRDKQQLSRLLGKLLAGLADNR; encoded by the coding sequence GTGACCGATACACCAGGGATCGACACCGTGCTCGGTGGACAGTTCTATCTGGCACACCGCTACAGTCGGGCTGCGAGCAACGCCGCGCTGAAGAGCCACGGGATCGACCTGCGGCATCTCGGGGTGTTGGCCGACCTCGCCGAGCACAGTCCGTCCAAACAGCGGGAACTCGTCGAACGGGTGCAGCTGGACAAGACGTCACTTGTCTACGTGCTTGATCAACTGGAACGCCTAGGGTGCGCCGAGCGGCGGCCCGACCCGACCGACCGCAGAAGTCATGCCGTGGTGATCACACCCAAGGGTCGGCGGTTGCTCCGCGCAGCCACCACCACCGTCGATCAGACGATGCGTGGCCTGTTCGAGGGGGTCCTGCCCCCGCGGGACAAGCAGCAACTCAGTCGGCTGCTGGGCAAACTCCTCGCCGGCCTGGCCGACAACCGCTGA
- a CDS encoding NAD(P)/FAD-dependent oxidoreductase — MHTVIIGAGLSGPLLAQGLRRAGVDVTLIERRTPAELRSAGYRIHLDPQGDRALRACLEPTAYELVLRTAGVPGSGWRVLNTELEVLQENLVGQPEDPSEGRHLTVDRQTLREILLDGLDDTVRHGVGFERYRVVGDRISIELDGSSALEADLLVGADGSGSRVRAQRLPDLEVVDVGQLNIFGRTALSEAILPDMPPAALDGFSAVVSPDGRAMPLAAHRFANPPQSAADELRSGLRLSSGHDYLMWVLTVPDAQLPAAGLPPDLVSWVAEQVGSWHPSLATLVTAAEPGSVHATTVRSSRRPQPWSPERVTLIGDAAHPMIPAGIGAAVALADAALLAELVGRAADGESSLLDAIADYEQQMRRYAFDAVEASERRMQA; from the coding sequence ATGCATACTGTGATCATCGGGGCCGGGCTGTCCGGGCCGTTGCTCGCCCAGGGGCTCCGGCGGGCAGGCGTCGACGTGACCCTCATCGAACGGAGGACACCGGCCGAACTGCGCAGTGCCGGCTACCGGATCCATCTGGATCCGCAGGGTGATCGTGCGCTGCGGGCGTGTCTGGAGCCGACGGCGTACGAGCTGGTGTTGCGGACGGCCGGCGTACCCGGCAGCGGCTGGCGGGTGCTGAACACCGAGCTGGAAGTGCTGCAGGAGAACCTGGTCGGACAACCGGAGGACCCGTCCGAGGGCAGACACCTGACCGTTGACCGCCAGACGCTTCGGGAGATCCTGTTGGACGGCCTGGACGACACGGTCCGCCATGGCGTGGGTTTCGAACGGTACCGGGTCGTCGGGGACCGGATCAGCATCGAGCTTGACGGCTCGTCCGCGCTCGAGGCCGATCTGCTGGTCGGTGCCGACGGCAGCGGCTCCCGGGTCCGGGCACAGCGACTGCCCGACCTGGAGGTCGTCGACGTCGGTCAGTTGAACATCTTCGGCCGCACCGCGCTGAGCGAGGCGATCCTGCCTGACATGCCGCCGGCTGCGTTGGACGGCTTCAGTGCCGTGGTCTCCCCTGACGGTCGTGCGATGCCCTTGGCGGCACACCGGTTCGCCAACCCGCCGCAGTCGGCCGCCGACGAACTGCGGTCCGGGCTGCGACTGAGCAGCGGACATGATTACCTGATGTGGGTGCTGACCGTGCCTGATGCGCAACTGCCCGCGGCCGGGCTGCCGCCGGACCTGGTGTCCTGGGTCGCCGAGCAGGTCGGGTCGTGGCATCCGAGCCTGGCCACTCTGGTGACCGCGGCCGAGCCCGGGTCGGTGCACGCCACGACGGTTCGCAGCTCCCGGCGTCCGCAGCCGTGGTCACCGGAGCGGGTCACGCTGATCGGCGACGCCGCGCACCCGATGATCCCCGCTGGGATCGGAGCCGCCGTCGCCCTGGCCGATGCCGCGTTGCTTGCAGAACTGGTCGGGCGAGCCGCGGACGGTGAATCATCGCTGCTGGACGCGATCGCCGACTATGAGCAGCAGATGCGCCGGTACGCCTTCGACGCAGTAGAGGCGTCGGAGCGCCGCATGCAGGCCTGA
- a CDS encoding SIS domain-containing protein: MPITAMPSDAMPSDAVSSDAVSNNAVSNNAVSNNAVSNNAVSNNAVSNNAVSNNAGHGTGLLIKDQIFARMDELSPAERKVAHTLLASYPSAGLASAASLARSAGTSAPTVLRLLSRLGIGSYPDFQQKLREEVSNQINSPVRRTEVVRELDEDDLLGHAVARRSALVGELAESVPPSEFERAVRLLSDRPKQVLIAGGYFSRYIAMLLAAELDEVIPGVDFVEDPVGRQMGKLLSLGHRSVMVIMDFRRYEESAASAARAAHTRGASVVVITDQGLSPATEHADVVLPVKVDGIPFDAMVGVLALVEALVEAVLRGVGDRGVARMKDWETSVRIQRATPSPEDERS, encoded by the coding sequence ATGCCGATCACCGCCATGCCCAGCGACGCGATGCCCAGCGACGCCGTGTCCAGCGACGCCGTGTCCAACAACGCCGTGTCCAACAACGCCGTGTCCAACAACGCCGTGTCCAACAACGCCGTGTCCAACAACGCCGTGTCCAACAACGCCGTGTCCAACAACGCCGGTCACGGCACCGGGCTGCTGATCAAGGACCAGATCTTCGCCCGGATGGACGAGCTGAGTCCGGCGGAGCGCAAGGTCGCCCACACGCTGTTGGCCAGCTATCCCAGCGCCGGGTTGGCAAGCGCGGCCTCGCTGGCCCGATCGGCGGGTACGTCGGCGCCGACGGTGCTGCGATTGTTGTCCCGACTGGGGATCGGCAGCTATCCGGATTTCCAGCAGAAGCTTCGCGAAGAGGTCAGCAACCAGATCAACAGTCCGGTACGCCGGACCGAGGTCGTCCGCGAACTCGACGAAGATGATCTTCTGGGGCATGCCGTCGCCCGCAGGTCGGCACTGGTGGGCGAGCTGGCCGAGAGCGTACCGCCGAGCGAATTCGAACGAGCCGTACGCCTGCTGTCCGACCGGCCGAAGCAGGTGTTGATCGCCGGCGGCTACTTCAGCCGGTACATCGCGATGCTGCTCGCCGCGGAACTCGACGAAGTGATCCCCGGAGTCGACTTCGTCGAGGACCCGGTCGGCCGGCAGATGGGCAAGCTGCTCAGTCTCGGCCACCGCAGCGTCATGGTGATCATGGACTTCCGGCGCTACGAGGAGTCCGCCGCGAGTGCCGCGCGGGCGGCCCACACACGGGGGGCTTCGGTGGTGGTGATCACCGACCAGGGATTGTCGCCGGCGACTGAACACGCCGACGTTGTGCTCCCGGTCAAGGTAGACGGCATCCCGTTCGATGCCATGGTCGGGGTGCTTGCGCTGGTCGAAGCGCTGGTCGAGGCGGTGCTGCGCGGGGTCGGCGATCGCGGTGTGGCCCGGATGAAGGACTGGGAGACCTCCGTACGCATCCAGCGCGCCACGCCGTCACCGGAGGACGAGCGGTCCTGA
- a CDS encoding isoaspartyl peptidase/L-asparaginase family protein yields the protein MISKPVTPLEESVEAPEDLKLWEVSADRDFALALHGGAGGRIAELADGRRRDFEAGLSRAYRAGEEILRSGGSALDAVCAAVEVMEDDPLFNAGRGAALTADGEAELDAAVMTGDGHAGAIAASRYARNPVRLARAVMERSEHLLLVAPPAELVAGWDLSVVTPEYFVTEARRQQLVRLQDRLVTGPRHGTVGAVARDTGGRIAAATSTGGMSNQSAGRVGDTPIIGAGTYARDGLAAISCTGHGEAFIRGVVAYDIAARIRYLGSGPAEAVTATFQNELSGRDSSGGLVCVDASGRIVVAHNSPSMFAAYPNKGKLIIHT from the coding sequence ATGATCAGCAAGCCGGTGACACCGCTGGAAGAGTCGGTCGAGGCGCCCGAAGACCTCAAGCTCTGGGAGGTGTCGGCCGATCGTGACTTCGCGCTGGCCCTGCACGGCGGAGCGGGCGGTCGGATCGCCGAACTGGCCGACGGTCGGCGGCGCGACTTCGAGGCCGGGTTGTCCCGCGCCTACCGGGCGGGAGAAGAGATTCTGCGATCCGGTGGGTCGGCACTGGATGCCGTCTGCGCTGCGGTCGAGGTGATGGAGGACGATCCGCTGTTCAACGCTGGTCGGGGAGCGGCACTGACCGCTGACGGCGAGGCCGAGCTCGACGCCGCGGTGATGACCGGCGACGGTCACGCCGGCGCGATCGCCGCCTCCCGGTACGCCAGGAACCCGGTACGACTGGCCCGGGCGGTGATGGAGCGATCGGAGCACCTCCTGCTCGTGGCGCCGCCGGCCGAGTTGGTCGCCGGCTGGGACCTTTCGGTGGTCACGCCGGAGTACTTCGTGACCGAGGCGAGGAGACAACAACTGGTCCGGCTGCAGGACCGGCTGGTCACCGGCCCGCGGCACGGCACGGTGGGAGCGGTCGCCCGGGACACCGGCGGCAGGATCGCGGCAGCGACGTCGACGGGCGGAATGTCCAACCAGTCCGCCGGTCGTGTCGGTGACACTCCGATCATCGGTGCCGGCACGTACGCGCGGGACGGTCTGGCGGCAATCTCCTGCACCGGACACGGCGAGGCGTTCATCCGTGGCGTGGTGGCCTACGACATCGCTGCGCGGATCCGATATCTCGGGTCCGGTCCAGCCGAAGCTGTCACTGCAACCTTTCAGAACGAGTTGTCGGGGAGAGATTCCAGCGGCGGACTGGTGTGCGTCGACGCCTCCGGTCGTATTGTTGTGGCCCACAACTCACCGAGCATGTTCGCCGCCTACCCCAACAAAGGGAAGTTGATCATTCATACTTGA
- a CDS encoding YbjN domain-containing protein gives MDATDYEGFDIDRSTEQAWAEFRTRLSEVISVIDETADLVIGTESERTENGGPFVSFSAPARDMIRSEAASNAVLGGAFQLGDRQLAAMEKAGWNPPSADASPNFWIELAQEESDQLADLAVTALRDVYGVQHPVFLAPDQLAEILTPKVEDPAAERIFDDDDVAAVLPGSREHLDDLVAAELTELFGHRPIRDDEGDIAIRVGSTMIFLRTTDDAQEIVIFAAIVHDVEGRSRAVEVLNDLNVEARWVKFQLIRDRVFATLSVVAQPFVPAHLAHAVQIMSDTADGIDDELAEKLRGRTTFGDGDDPA, from the coding sequence TTGGACGCGACTGATTACGAGGGCTTCGATATCGACCGGAGCACCGAACAGGCCTGGGCCGAGTTCCGGACCCGGCTCAGCGAAGTGATCTCGGTGATCGACGAGACTGCTGACCTGGTGATCGGCACCGAGTCCGAACGAACCGAGAACGGCGGCCCGTTCGTGTCCTTCAGCGCACCGGCCAGGGACATGATCAGGTCCGAGGCGGCAAGCAACGCCGTGCTGGGCGGAGCGTTCCAACTGGGCGATCGCCAGTTGGCGGCGATGGAGAAGGCGGGCTGGAATCCGCCGAGCGCCGACGCCTCGCCGAACTTCTGGATCGAGTTGGCCCAGGAGGAGTCCGACCAGCTCGCCGATCTCGCGGTCACCGCACTGCGCGACGTGTACGGCGTCCAGCACCCGGTCTTCCTTGCACCGGACCAACTGGCCGAGATCCTCACCCCCAAGGTGGAGGATCCGGCAGCGGAGAGGATCTTCGACGACGACGACGTAGCCGCAGTCCTGCCGGGCAGCCGGGAGCATCTGGACGATCTTGTCGCTGCCGAGCTCACCGAACTCTTCGGGCATCGGCCGATCCGCGACGACGAGGGCGACATCGCCATCCGGGTCGGCTCGACGATGATCTTTCTGCGGACCACCGACGACGCGCAGGAGATCGTGATCTTCGCGGCGATCGTGCACGACGTTGAGGGCAGGTCGCGGGCGGTCGAGGTGCTCAACGACCTGAATGTCGAGGCCCGCTGGGTCAAGTTTCAGCTGATCCGTGATCGGGTGTTCGCGACGCTGTCGGTGGTCGCCCAGCCCTTCGTACCGGCGCATCTTGCCCACGCGGTCCAGATCATGTCGGACACCGCGGACGGCATCGACGACGAGCTGGCGGAGAAACTGCGGGGGCGTACAACGTTCGGAGACGGTGACGATCCGGCCTGA